Genomic window (Neochlamydia sp. AcF84):
CCTTACTTTTTATTAATCAAGCGCTATTTAGCCTTTACGATTCTAGGCCTTATGTTTCAGTTTTTGGACCTTTGTGTTGGGTGTGGCGCCAATTAATCACTAGCCAATTAGCTATAAAGCAATTAGATGTTGAATATTCGCTATCTCAAGGGGCCGCTATTGCAGCATGAAAAAACTAAGAAATAAATGAGAGGCTAGTTTAGGTAGCGATCGAAAGAACAGGATTATTGTTGGAATAGTTTTTACCTTTTTTACTTGCAGTTTTAGGTTAACAAGAATTATGATCACTTTTAATTTTTTTAGCCGATGTGGCGAAATGGTAGACGCGGTAGACTCAAAATCTACTTTAGGCAACTAAGTGCTGGTTCGAGTCCGGTCATCGGCATATCCCTAAGAGACATTTTCAAAAATGAAGATGTCTCCGGGTTTTTTATTTCGTCATGTGTTCGTTTCTTATAAATAAGTGAGAAAGTTAGGCTCATTCCTACGGTTCAATACTTTTCCTCTGCAAAAATCAATTTTCCTGAAAATATCGAACCAAGCATTTTCCCTTTGACGTCCAAGGGTGCCATTTGGAAGTAAATATCCATGTGGGTCAAAAGGCTAATTCCTTAGCGGCTATACTTTTCAAAAGCCGCGTCAGTAAGTTTTATATCTTCCCTATCGCTTTAATTTCTCAATCTGGTCTTGAGCATGGCGCTTAAGGCGGTTATAAGAGTCTACCTCTAATTCACCAGTTACAAATCTCTGTTGATCAAACTTGGAGCAGATTGGCTTCGTGATTGGTTAGTTGGCTCTTCAGTTTAGCAATCTTTCGAACTTTTTATTTTATGTTTTTGCCAACTAACCATTCATTGATCCTAGAAAGCAAATCATCAAAATTCTTAGGGAGAGTATTCTCATCAATCTTTAAGCCGTTCAAGTAGCTTTGCCAAAATGTCCTAAGTTGCCGTAATTCGGCTATTTTATATGCGATAGGAAGCTTTAAAGGCGTACCTCTATGCTCAAAAACTGATTCTATAATTAATTTTAAATTATGAAAAGAAGCAGAAAACTCGTTGAGGATTAATGAATGCACATCATGAAAATCTTTCATGCGACTGTTTAAAAACCCACGATAACCAATGGTTTCTAATTTTTCTGCAAATATGAATTCTTTAAGATAGCAGGAAAGATTCACGCTCGATTCAAATATAGCTCCTTATGCGCCCTTAAGCAAAGGAATCGAATATTGAATTGGTTCAACAATATCTCCAAAATCAATATCGATTGAAAGCTTGTACTTAATTTGCCCAAAATAAGCCATGGCGCTGATTTCAGCTCCAGAATAACGCATATGAGGATGAGTAAGTTGATTCACCTTAATATTTTGGAAAGTAAAGCCATCATCGAGTTCTATCTTTTAAGACTTCTTCAAATATAAGAGAAAGATCATCAACTCTGTTGCTAACTCCATTGGCAAGAAAATCTAAGTCTTTAGTTTCTCGGCCTAGATTAATGTATTTAGACAATAATACGGCGCCTTTTAAAACAAATCGCTCTCTATAATTTGATTTTGCTAAGCCCACAAGGAATCTTTCTAAAATAAGGTTTTGCCAAAGGTCAGCTGGATCCCGACGTGCTTCTTTGGCAATCACTCGCAAACGAGCTTTAAGAGATTTTTCTAGATCAGCAGGCATGTGGTATAAGAAAAATATAAGGATTAATATTAACGCGCAAAATGTGCGCGTATTCGATTAATTTCTTTGAATCAGGCTTTATATCCGCTGATGTAAAATATTGCCTTAATGCCTTAAGAGCGATTTCTTTACTTAAGTAACGAAAAGCATCTACAATGGTTCGTTCTCTATCAAAAATATGAACTGTGTACTCTCCCATGGTAAGTGTTTCCTTTTCAAGGTCAGTATTACGCATTCTCACAATATGAGCGTCAGGACGTTTTGGTGAATGTCTTTGATTTGGGATGGCAATCCAAGCTTCACGCCTGATTTGATCTGTTAGCTCGTAATAAAAAAGAGCAGAAATGAGACAGATTACTCCTTCTGGAATACTAGCTACTGTAAAAGCTAGCTTTTCCCAGTCAAAATCTACTTGTGGTTCATAAGTGGAGGATCGGTAAATCCCTGGACAAAGTTTTTCCAAGATACCATTTTTAGTTAAATAGATAACAGTGCATCTTGAAATGCCTTGATTTTCCGCTTCTTTAAGAGTAAAAAAAGGCAGGTTTAACAATTTTTCTAATTTATCTTCGTATTTTTTCATATTTGCGATTCTACAAAATGCACTCTCTCATGTCGATTGAGTACATTTTGGGGAATTTATTCATAAATAAACCAGAAATAACAAGCAGACAATGTTTTTTGGGTTATTTTCCTAGTCAGTAAGATTTCGCTGAACAACATGGAAACTGACATAAAAACAGATAGAAATGTAGATTTTCTATGTCTAAGTAATTCAGGTACTTCAAAGGCGAATATCTATGGAAGTATAAAGGTCGTAGTGCAGCTTCATTTCTTTGATTTACAAGCAAATAAGCATTTAAGAATAGGAAAAAATCGGCTACAATATCGTGTTCCAATGCCGTGCGAATGGTAAGTAGGAGGTACAGCAATTTGTTCTAATTCTAAGATTACTTATTGGCGAAACCCAATTTTCTCACTCCACTGGATATATCCCAAGATTTCTTTCTCAACGGCTGCGATGAACAGCTTAATTCGAGGTTAAGCATTAAAGTTACATTTAATCCATTCCTCAGAGAGAGCTTGCCAAGGAAAAGCTTTCCTGTGTACCTGACTTACCTCTAAAATGTCCTCCGAATCCATCGGCCTAATTTGCATATGCAGTTGCCTCATCAAATAAGCCATTCATAATCTTTTAAATAAGCAACCGTTTGTGGGAGTGATTGCTTCTCCAGTATAGCTAAGTATTCTTCATAACTTTTTGGAGGTTTTTTCAAGCTTAATCTGGTTTCTTGCACGGCTTTCATAATTTTGCTGGGACTCAAATCGATTAGATGCCTTAGAGATTCGTCAGGGTGCTGAGCATCAATCCCATATTTGGCAATAGCTGATGGAAGAAAATCCGATAAATTGTAGGTCACAATAGTTTGTGCGTTTGCTTTGAGGGCTGCTACTAATACATGTCGATCATCTGGGTCTGGTAGCTTCAAATTGTCAATTAGCTCTTCATAGTCAAAGCCTAAACAATCTTTGACATGTAAGTCCATTTTGACTCGTGTCATCTCTATGCGCTCTTCAGTCAAGCCCGATCGATTCTTTAAAAGGTTACGCATCCATTCGCAATGAATATCCTTTGTCCATTTCGCTTGATAAAGATCTGTTAACGCGAATCGCATCAGAAAATCTCTTAGAGGAGCTGGATACAAGACTCATGAGTCATAAATCACGATAAAGCTAGCCATTTAATATCCCATATCCAGGTTTTGTGCTTCTTCAGCCAACTCATCTAGATTTTTACGACGTGCTGCGTCAATTTTAGCCTTATAATCCATTAAATCTTGGAACAGAATTCGGCGCCTTGTTCCTACCTTACGAAAGGGAATTTTTTTTTCTTCTAGAAGTCGAATTAGATAAGGGCGTGAAACGTTAAGTAAATCTGCAGCTTCTTGGGTCGTAAGTTCCGCATGCACAGGAATTAAGGTGATTGCATTTCCTTCTGCCATTTGAGTGAGCACTGTCATCAACAGCTTAAAGGCTGAAAAAGGCAAAGTAACCGAACTCTGTTGATAATTATCAGTTTCGAGTAGGATTTTAACGGTTTTTCCTTTCTGCAAGCTCATGGAAGAAAGGATACGGCTAGAAGCACGAGCTAATTCTACCTCGCTTTCGCTAGGCATAATAGGTTCAGGTAAGTGAAAAGATTGCGTAACCATAAATACTCCTATTGGGATCTTTTATTCTTAGGATAGCATTTATTCGAAATATTCGCAATGTAAGGAATAATCGAAACGAGATTGCAGTAAGGTCTTGGAGGGTAAAGCTTTTGGGTTTTTTCGGACCGGACCCCGCTAAGTGAGAGAGGGTCTTGCTATGGAGTAATGTGTATTACATCAGTTTTATTTTATATTAAGGAGATAAAGGAGAGCAA
Coding sequences:
- a CDS encoding helix-turn-helix domain-containing protein — its product is MVTQSFHLPEPIMPSESEVELARASSRILSSMSLQKGKTVKILLETDNYQQSSVTLPFSAFKLLMTVLTQMAEGNAITLIPVHAELTTQEAADLLNVSRPYLIRLLEEKKIPFRKVGTRRRILFQDLMDYKAKIDAARRKNLDELAEEAQNLDMGY
- a CDS encoding type IV toxin-antitoxin system AbiEi family antitoxin domain-containing protein; translated protein: MKKYEDKLEKLLNLPFFTLKEAENQGISRCTVIYLTKNGILEKLCPGIYRSSTYEPQVDFDWEKLAFTVASIPEGVICLISALFYYELTDQIRREAWIAIPNQRHSPKRPDAHIVRMRNTDLEKETLTMGEYTVHIFDRERTIVDAFRYLSKEIALKALRQYFTSADIKPDSKKLIEYAHILRVNINPYIFLIPHAC
- a CDS encoding nucleotidyl transferase AbiEii/AbiGii toxin family protein; translation: MPADLEKSLKARLRVIAKEARRDPADLWQNLILERFLVGLAKSNYRERFVLKGAVLLSKYINLGRETKDLDFLANGVSNRVDDLSLIFEEVLKDRTR
- a CDS encoding nucleotidyl transferase AbiEii/AbiGii toxin family protein, producing the protein MNLSCYLKEFIFAEKLETIGYRGFLNSRMKDFHDVHSLILNEFSASFHNLKLIIESVFEHRGTPLKLPIAYKIAELRQLRTFWQSYLNGLKIDENTLPKNFDDLLSRINEWLVGKNIK
- a CDS encoding PIN domain-containing protein, which codes for MYPAPLRDFLMRFALTDLYQAKWTKDIHCEWMRNLLKNRSGLTEERIEMTRVKMDLHVKDCLGFDYEELIDNLKLPDPDDRHVLVAALKANAQTIVTYNLSDFLPSAIAKYGIDAQHPDESLRHLIDLSPSKIMKAVQETRLSLKKPPKSYEEYLAILEKQSLPQTVAYLKDYEWLI